Proteins from one Deinococcus actinosclerus genomic window:
- a CDS encoding bifunctional 5,10-methylenetetrahydrofolate dehydrogenase/5,10-methenyltetrahydrofolate cyclohydrolase produces MRVGEDPASVSYVRGKAKKAAEVGLSSHVHALPEATPQAELLALVAALSADPDVDGVLVQLPLPAHLDPEPVLRAVDPAKDVDGLHPANTGALWNGHEGLRPCTPAGIMALLAHHGVSVRGQRAVVVGRSALVGRPVAGLLLNADATVTLAHRATPDLGAVTREADVLIVAAGQAHLITPDMVRPGATVVDVGINRVPTADGRGRLTGDVHPDVAQVAGALTPVPGGVGPMTVAQLLMNTVIAAERQHALMPEGPGEHVR; encoded by the coding sequence GTGCGGGTGGGGGAGGACCCCGCCAGCGTCTCGTACGTGCGCGGGAAGGCGAAGAAGGCCGCCGAGGTCGGCCTGAGCAGCCACGTCCACGCCCTGCCAGAAGCGACCCCGCAGGCCGAGCTGCTGGCCCTGGTCGCGGCGCTGAGCGCCGACCCGGACGTGGACGGCGTCCTGGTGCAGTTGCCCCTGCCCGCGCACCTGGACCCTGAGCCAGTGCTGCGGGCCGTGGACCCCGCCAAGGACGTGGACGGCCTGCACCCCGCGAACACCGGCGCGCTGTGGAACGGCCACGAGGGCCTGCGGCCCTGCACGCCGGCCGGGATCATGGCGCTGCTGGCGCACCACGGCGTGTCCGTGCGCGGCCAGCGGGCGGTCGTGGTGGGCCGCAGCGCCCTGGTGGGCCGCCCGGTCGCGGGGCTGCTGCTGAACGCCGACGCCACCGTCACCCTGGCCCACCGCGCCACGCCCGACCTGGGCGCCGTGACCCGAGAGGCGGACGTGCTGATCGTCGCTGCCGGGCAGGCGCACCTGATCACGCCGGACATGGTCCGGCCCGGCGCGACCGTCGTGGACGTCGGCATCAACCGCGTCCCCACCGCGGACGGCAGGGGGCGACTGACCGGCGACGTCCACCCCGACGTGGCGCAGGTGGCGGGCGCCCTGACGCCCGTGCCCGGCGGCGTGGGGCCCATGACGGTCGCGCAGCTCCTGATGAACACCGTCATCGCCGCCGAACGCCAGCACGCGCTCATGCCAGAGGGGCCCGGTGAACACGTTCGCTGA
- the nusB gene encoding transcription antitermination factor NusB, producing the protein MTRRREKAAAPVGTRRAAREFAFRVLFEADRGNLPMQSVFTRAEGSMRSGDDTYPALSDEALAFAQELVQGIGSARPDVDATLRRTIRGWSFDQMAQTDLNVLRLATFEMMYTPEPHPPVIESAVRIARKFGGDDSGRFVNGVLAGLSRSLNEQAAPTPAREEPQE; encoded by the coding sequence GTGACCCGCCGCCGTGAGAAGGCCGCCGCGCCCGTCGGTACCCGCCGCGCCGCGCGCGAATTCGCGTTCCGCGTGCTGTTCGAGGCCGACCGGGGCAACCTCCCCATGCAGAGCGTCTTCACCCGCGCCGAGGGCAGCATGCGCAGCGGCGACGACACCTACCCCGCGCTGAGCGACGAGGCGCTGGCCTTCGCGCAGGAACTCGTGCAGGGCATCGGCTCGGCCCGCCCCGACGTGGACGCCACGCTGCGCCGCACCATCCGCGGCTGGAGCTTCGACCAGATGGCCCAGACCGACCTGAACGTCCTGCGCCTGGCGACCTTCGAGATGATGTACACCCCCGAACCCCACCCGCCCGTGATCGAGAGCGCCGTGCGCATCGCCCGCAAGTTCGGTGGGGACGACTCCGGCCGCTTCGTGAACGGCGTGCTGGCCGGCCTGAGCCGCAGCCTGAACGAGCAGGCCGCCCCCACGCCCGCCCGCGAGGAGCCGCAGGAGTGA
- a CDS encoding Asp23/Gls24 family envelope stress response protein → MATPEVEISKNVLMDIAATTLDGIEGTEVAATPLKVGEVLRTQTPGRKPRALKVTREGQDVTVDVGLNIEFGRSLTGTAEKVQQAVRENIELMTGLRVRAVNVTVQNVCVPKGGQA, encoded by the coding sequence ATGGCAACACCCGAAGTCGAGATCAGCAAGAACGTCCTGATGGACATCGCCGCCACCACCCTGGACGGCATCGAGGGCACCGAGGTCGCCGCCACGCCCCTGAAGGTCGGCGAGGTGCTGCGCACCCAGACGCCCGGCCGCAAGCCCCGCGCGCTGAAGGTCACCCGCGAGGGCCAGGACGTCACCGTGGACGTCGGCCTGAACATCGAGTTCGGCCGCAGCCTGACCGGCACCGCCGAGAAGGTCCAGCAGGCCGTGCGCGAGAACATCGAACTCATGACCGGGCTGCGCGTGCGCGCCGTGAACGTCACCGTGCAGAACGTGTGCGTGCCCAAGGGCGGTCAGGCGTGA
- the ligA gene encoding NAD-dependent DNA ligase LigA: MTPEFDRYLALRAEVAAHNRAYYEQDAPSIPDDAYDALARELRDLEAAHPDWAAQAGADSPAQTVGGAPAAAFQPVNHPTPMTSLDNAFDDAELRDWQEKLARALGLPADSDDFTFTGELKIDGLSVNLYYLDGELQWAATRGNGVTGEIVTAQVLTVPGIPTTLPGLSGELEVRGEVYMSRADFAAFNAQAEELGTPLLKNPRNGAAGALRQKDPEVTRSRNLKAILYALGKRDGVPARTQSEVLAWLAGQGFPTSAHSETLRGLAAAADYHARMTAARSAFKFDADGTVLKLDDLRAQEEAGFTSRAPRWAIAYKFPVEEVETTLEAITVNVGRTGKLAPLAHLAPRLIEGSTVSRATLHNEDFIRDLDLRIGDTVVVRKSGGVIPQIMRVLTERRPDGALPFEFPTHCPECGHEVTRAEGDANTYCPNPACPSQAFERIRYFVSRGAMDVRGIGEKLVAQLIETGLVRDAADLYGLNAEQLAALERGGEKKAQNILAQLDASRSRPLWRLVNALGMNHVGERNAQALARAFGTLDALLSATPEQIEHVPGLGGVIAQSVTASLADPSMRGLIARLRDHGVNPQEEQVTRGEQLQGLNFVITGTLGRPREAIKAQLEQAGGRVTGSVTKKTSYLIAGEEAGSKLARAQELGVTVLDEAALDELLAARGVTN, translated from the coding sequence ATGACGCCCGAGTTTGACCGTTACCTGGCCCTGCGGGCCGAGGTGGCCGCCCACAACCGCGCCTACTACGAGCAGGACGCGCCCAGCATCCCCGACGACGCCTACGACGCCCTGGCCCGTGAGCTGCGGGACCTGGAAGCGGCGCACCCCGACTGGGCGGCGCAGGCCGGGGCCGACAGCCCGGCGCAGACGGTGGGGGGCGCGCCCGCCGCCGCCTTCCAGCCGGTGAACCACCCCACGCCCATGACCAGCCTGGACAACGCCTTCGACGACGCGGAACTGCGCGACTGGCAGGAGAAGCTGGCGCGCGCGCTGGGCCTCCCGGCCGACAGCGACGACTTCACGTTCACGGGCGAACTGAAGATCGACGGCCTGAGCGTGAACCTCTACTACCTGGACGGCGAGTTGCAGTGGGCGGCCACGCGCGGCAACGGCGTGACCGGCGAGATCGTCACCGCGCAGGTGCTCACCGTTCCGGGCATTCCCACCACGCTGCCCGGCCTGAGCGGGGAACTGGAGGTGCGCGGCGAGGTGTACATGAGCCGCGCGGACTTCGCGGCGTTCAACGCGCAGGCCGAGGAACTCGGCACGCCGCTGCTGAAGAATCCCCGCAACGGCGCGGCCGGCGCGCTGCGGCAGAAGGACCCGGAGGTGACGCGCAGCCGCAACCTGAAGGCCATCCTGTACGCGCTGGGCAAACGCGACGGCGTGCCCGCCCGCACGCAGAGCGAGGTGCTGGCGTGGCTGGCGGGCCAGGGTTTTCCCACCAGCGCCCACAGCGAGACCCTGCGCGGGCTGGCCGCCGCCGCCGACTACCACGCCCGCATGACCGCCGCGCGCAGCGCCTTCAAGTTCGACGCGGACGGCACCGTCCTGAAACTGGACGACCTGCGCGCCCAGGAGGAGGCGGGCTTCACCAGCCGCGCGCCGCGGTGGGCCATCGCGTACAAGTTCCCGGTCGAGGAGGTCGAGACGACCCTGGAGGCGATCACCGTGAACGTGGGCCGCACCGGGAAGCTCGCGCCGCTGGCGCACCTCGCGCCGCGCCTGATCGAGGGCAGCACCGTCAGCCGCGCCACCCTGCACAACGAGGACTTCATCCGCGACCTCGACCTGCGGATCGGGGACACGGTCGTGGTGCGCAAGTCCGGCGGCGTGATCCCACAGATCATGCGCGTCCTGACCGAGAGGCGCCCGGACGGCGCTCTGCCCTTCGAGTTCCCCACCCACTGCCCCGAGTGCGGGCACGAAGTCACGCGCGCCGAGGGCGACGCGAACACCTACTGCCCGAACCCCGCCTGCCCCTCGCAGGCCTTCGAGCGCATCCGGTACTTCGTGTCGCGCGGCGCGATGGACGTGCGCGGCATCGGCGAGAAACTGGTCGCGCAGCTCATCGAGACCGGACTCGTGCGCGACGCCGCCGACCTGTACGGCCTGAACGCCGAGCAGCTCGCCGCGCTGGAACGCGGCGGCGAGAAGAAGGCGCAGAACATCCTGGCGCAGCTCGACGCCAGCCGGAGCAGGCCGCTGTGGCGCCTCGTGAACGCGCTGGGCATGAACCACGTCGGGGAACGCAACGCCCAGGCGCTCGCCCGCGCCTTCGGCACGCTGGACGCGCTGCTCTCGGCCACGCCCGAGCAGATCGAGCACGTCCCCGGCCTGGGCGGCGTGATCGCCCAGAGCGTCACCGCGTCCCTGGCCGACCCCAGCATGCGGGGCCTGATCGCCCGCCTGCGCGACCACGGCGTGAACCCGCAGGAGGAACAGGTCACGCGCGGCGAACAGCTCCAGGGCCTGAACTTCGTGATCACCGGCACGCTGGGCCGCCCGAGGGAGGCCATCAAGGCGCAGCTCGAACAGGCCGGAGGGCGCGTCACGGGCAGCGTCACGAAGAAGACCAGCTACCTGATCGCGGGCGAGGAGGCGGGCAGCAAACTGGCCCGCGCGCAGGAACTCGGCGTGACCGTGCTGGACGAGGCGGCCCTGGACGAGCTGCTCGCCGCGCGCGGCGTGACCAACTGA
- a CDS encoding BMP family lipoprotein translates to MKKILTLALAMTATAASAQALRVGIAYDAGGKFDKSFNQSAYEGTQRAVKNLGVQSKDFEPSDPSQTVQGIRQFANDGFDLTIGVGFANNASISQVAKENPDLFFGLIDDVSAEKNVASLVFQEEQGSYLVGYLAAMNSATGVVGFVGGMDIPLIHKFEAGFAAGAKAANAKVKVIAQYVGTTPDAWNNPGKAKEIAGSMRAKGADIIFAAAGASGNGVIDYIKQTQCIKAANLPSGVKFNSNNFANVKKSAAYTKACAGNTRPMFFIGVDSNQNYLGDFDKNPATMNHGLTSMLKRVDNAVYALIQDVKNNKFKGGERRFGLKDAGVGYAVDQYNKALISSAQVAKVEAVKAKIISGAIKVPTK, encoded by the coding sequence ATGAAGAAGATCCTGACCCTGGCCCTCGCCATGACCGCCACTGCCGCCTCCGCCCAGGCCCTGCGCGTCGGCATCGCCTACGACGCCGGCGGCAAGTTCGACAAGAGCTTCAACCAGAGCGCCTACGAAGGCACCCAGCGCGCCGTGAAGAACCTGGGCGTGCAGTCCAAGGACTTCGAACCCAGCGACCCCAGCCAGACCGTGCAGGGCATCCGCCAGTTCGCCAACGACGGCTTCGACCTGACCATCGGCGTGGGTTTCGCCAACAACGCCAGCATCAGCCAGGTCGCCAAGGAGAACCCTGACCTGTTCTTCGGCCTGATCGACGACGTCTCTGCCGAGAAGAACGTCGCCAGCCTGGTCTTCCAGGAAGAGCAGGGCAGCTACCTCGTCGGCTACCTGGCCGCGATGAACAGCGCCACCGGTGTCGTCGGCTTCGTCGGCGGCATGGACATCCCCCTGATCCACAAGTTCGAGGCGGGCTTCGCGGCCGGCGCCAAGGCCGCCAACGCCAAGGTCAAGGTCATCGCGCAGTACGTCGGCACCACCCCTGACGCCTGGAACAACCCCGGCAAGGCCAAGGAAATCGCGGGCAGCATGCGCGCCAAGGGTGCGGACATCATCTTCGCCGCCGCTGGTGCGTCCGGCAACGGCGTGATCGACTACATCAAGCAGACCCAGTGCATCAAGGCCGCCAACCTCCCCAGCGGCGTGAAGTTCAACTCCAACAACTTCGCCAACGTGAAGAAGAGCGCCGCCTACACCAAGGCCTGCGCCGGCAACACCCGCCCCATGTTCTTCATCGGCGTGGACAGCAACCAGAACTACCTCGGCGACTTCGACAAGAACCCCGCCACCATGAACCACGGCCTGACCAGCATGCTCAAGCGTGTGGACAACGCCGTGTACGCCCTGATCCAGGACGTCAAGAACAACAAGTTCAAGGGTGGCGAGCGCCGCTTCGGTCTGAAGGACGCGGGCGTCGGCTACGCCGTCGACCAGTACAACAAGGCCCTGATCAGCAGCGCCCAGGTCGCCAAGGTCGAGGCCGTCAAGGCCAAGATCATCAGCGGCGCCATCAAGGTGCCCACCAAGTAA